In the genome of Photobacterium sp. TLY01, one region contains:
- the sspA gene encoding stringent starvation protein SspA: MAVAANKRSVMTLYSDASDMYSHQVRIVLAEKGVSVEIELVEPDNLPEDLLDLNPYNSVPTLVDRELALYQAGIIMEYLDERFPHPPLMPVYPVARGNSRLMMYRIERNWYSLAEKVQKGTADEADKARKQLREELLALSPVFAEFPYFMSEEFSLVDCYLAPLLWRLPSMGIDLSGAGSKEVKAYMTRVFERDSFLASLTEAEREMRLAGQ, translated from the coding sequence ATGGCTGTAGCTGCCAATAAACGCTCTGTGATGACGCTGTATTCTGATGCTTCGGATATGTATAGCCATCAGGTGCGTATTGTACTTGCAGAAAAAGGTGTAAGTGTTGAGATCGAGCTGGTTGAGCCAGACAACCTACCTGAGGATCTGCTTGACCTGAATCCATACAATTCTGTTCCGACCCTGGTGGATCGTGAACTGGCTCTGTATCAGGCCGGTATTATTATGGAATACCTGGATGAGCGTTTCCCTCACCCGCCTCTGATGCCTGTGTATCCGGTTGCTCGTGGTAACAGCCGCCTGATGATGTATCGCATTGAGCGTAACTGGTATTCATTAGCGGAAAAAGTGCAGAAAGGCACAGCGGATGAAGCGGATAAAGCACGCAAACAACTGCGTGAAGAGCTGCTGGCGCTGTCACCGGTCTTTGCTGAGTTTCCTTACTTCATGAGCGAAGAGTTCAGCCTGGTTGACTGTTACCTGGCTCCGCTGCTGTGGCGTTTACCTTCAATGGGTATTGACCTGAGCGGTGCGGGTTCGAAAGAAGTAAAAGCATACATGACCCGCGTTTTCGAACGTGATTCATTCCTGGCATCCCTGACAGAAGCTGAGCGCGAAATGCGTCTGGCTGGACAGTGA
- a CDS encoding phosphoheptose isomerase, with translation MLESIKENFTESIQTQIAAAEALPDAISRSAQVMVQSLLNGNKILCCGNGGSASNAQHFASCLINRFETERPSLPALALTADTTTLTAVANDYHQDEIFSKQIRALGQPGDILLVFSTSGNSKNIIKAMEAALTRDMNIIAMTGKDGGVMAGLLGVQDVEIRIPSQRTARIQEGHLLTVHCLCDLIDQILFPQHEG, from the coding sequence ATGCTAGAGAGCATTAAAGAAAATTTTACCGAAAGCATCCAGACCCAAATTGCAGCCGCTGAAGCGCTACCTGATGCCATTTCCCGCTCTGCCCAGGTCATGGTGCAAAGCCTGCTGAACGGCAACAAGATCCTGTGCTGCGGTAACGGGGGTTCCGCCTCGAATGCCCAGCATTTCGCTTCCTGCCTGATCAACCGCTTTGAGACCGAGCGACCCAGTTTGCCGGCACTTGCGCTCACCGCAGACACCACCACACTGACGGCTGTGGCAAACGACTATCATCAGGATGAAATTTTCTCCAAGCAGATTCGCGCCCTCGGTCAGCCGGGCGACATCCTGCTGGTGTTCTCTACCAGCGGAAACAGCAAAAACATTATCAAAGCCATGGAAGCTGCCCTGACCCGCGACATGAACATCATCGCGATGACGGGTAAAGACGGTGGTGTGATGGCCGGACTGCTGGGTGTCCAGGATGTCGAAATCAGAATTCCCTCGCAGCGTACCGCCCGCATCCAGGAAGGCCACCTGCTGACGGTGCATTGCCTGTGCGATCTGATTGACCAGATTCTTTTCCCGCAACACGAAGGGTGA
- the rsmI gene encoding 16S rRNA (cytidine(1402)-2'-O)-methyltransferase → MSETNSCSVDVATLYIVPTPIGNLADITQRALEVLASVDLIAAEDTRHTSRLLSHFAIPTRTFALHDHNEQQKADVLIEKLRQGSSIALVSDAGTPLISDPGYHLVTRCRQAGVKVVPLPGPCAVITALSASGLPSDRFSFEGFLPAKSKGRQDTFRELIEDPRTLIFYESPHRILDSLADMQAVLGPERHVVLARELTKTFETIHGAPLGELIPWLGEDSNRIRGEMVLLVAGHRADKEALPAEALRTLKILVAELPLKKAAAMAAEIHGVKKNALYKWGLENLE, encoded by the coding sequence ATGAGTGAGACCAATTCGTGCTCGGTGGATGTCGCAACTTTGTACATCGTTCCGACCCCGATCGGCAATTTGGCAGATATCACCCAACGTGCGCTGGAGGTTCTGGCCAGTGTGGATTTGATTGCTGCTGAGGACACACGCCATACCTCACGCCTGTTGTCCCATTTTGCCATCCCGACCCGCACCTTTGCCCTGCATGATCACAATGAACAGCAGAAAGCGGATGTGCTGATTGAGAAATTGCGTCAGGGCAGCAGTATCGCACTGGTCTCTGATGCCGGTACACCTCTCATCAGTGATCCAGGATACCATCTGGTGACCCGCTGTCGTCAGGCGGGTGTTAAAGTTGTGCCACTGCCGGGGCCATGTGCGGTGATCACCGCGCTGAGTGCCTCGGGACTGCCGTCGGACCGTTTCAGTTTTGAAGGCTTTCTGCCAGCCAAAAGTAAAGGGCGGCAGGACACGTTCCGGGAACTGATTGAAGATCCGCGTACCCTGATTTTTTATGAATCGCCGCACCGTATTCTTGATTCGCTGGCAGATATGCAGGCCGTGCTGGGCCCGGAGCGCCATGTGGTGCTGGCGCGTGAGCTGACCAAAACCTTTGAAACCATTCATGGTGCACCGTTAGGTGAGCTGATCCCCTGGCTGGGTGAAGACAGTAACCGGATTCGCGGGGAGATGGTGCTGCTGGTGGCTGGCCACCGGGCCGATAAAGAAGCCCTGCCTGCAGAAGCGTTGCGAACATTAAAGATTCTGGTTGCTGAACTGCCGCTCAAGAAGGCTGCGGCCATGGCGGCAGAGATCCATGGTGTGAAGAAAAATGCGCTCTATAAATGGGGTCTGGAGAATCTGGAATAA
- a CDS encoding cytochrome bc complex cytochrome b subunit, producing MEGLLGWIEKRLPVMNAYKKHMSEYPMPKNFNFWYLFGSLAMLVLVNQILTGIWLTMNYVPSGDGAFASIEYIMRDVDYGWLLRYMHSTGASAFFVVVYLHMFRGLIYGSYKKPRELLWLFGMLIFLVLMAEAFMGYLLPWGQMSYWGAQVIISLFGAIPVIGDDLTLWIRGDYVISGATLNRFFALHVIALPIVLLLLIVLHILALHEVGSNNPDGIETKLPKGAKGDNYQSRFKFHEYYTKKYDIIDSVPFHPYGTVKDLVGVAIFAFLFSYVIFFNPEMGGYFLEPPNFEAANPLKTPEHIAPVWYFTPFYAILRAVPDKLLGVIAMGLSIVMLFLLPWLDRCKVRSYRYRSKLHLANIAQFTVCFIALGILGALPATAVYTLMAQIFSLGYFMFFVLLYFYSKNEATKPLPERVTFK from the coding sequence ATGGAAGGCTTGCTGGGTTGGATTGAAAAACGTCTGCCAGTGATGAATGCTTATAAAAAGCATATGTCTGAATATCCGATGCCGAAGAACTTTAACTTCTGGTATCTGTTTGGCTCACTGGCCATGCTTGTTCTGGTTAACCAAATCCTGACCGGGATCTGGCTGACCATGAACTATGTCCCATCGGGTGATGGTGCTTTTGCTTCGATTGAATACATCATGCGTGATGTGGATTACGGCTGGCTGCTGCGTTATATGCATTCCACAGGCGCTTCGGCGTTCTTTGTTGTGGTTTATCTGCATATGTTCCGTGGCCTGATTTACGGTTCCTACAAGAAGCCGCGTGAATTGCTGTGGCTGTTCGGTATGCTGATTTTCCTGGTACTGATGGCTGAAGCCTTTATGGGTTATCTGCTGCCATGGGGACAGATGTCTTACTGGGGTGCCCAGGTTATCATTTCTCTGTTTGGTGCGATTCCTGTCATCGGTGATGACCTGACACTGTGGATCCGCGGTGACTATGTAATCTCCGGTGCCACCCTGAACCGTTTCTTTGCCTTGCACGTGATTGCGCTGCCAATCGTGCTGTTGCTGCTGATTGTGCTGCACATTCTGGCGCTGCACGAAGTGGGTTCGAATAACCCGGATGGTATTGAAACCAAGCTGCCAAAAGGCGCGAAGGGTGACAACTACCAGTCTCGATTCAAGTTCCATGAGTACTACACCAAGAAGTACGACATCATTGATTCAGTCCCGTTCCATCCTTACGGTACGGTGAAGGATCTTGTCGGTGTGGCTATCTTCGCCTTCTTGTTCAGCTATGTGATTTTCTTTAACCCTGAGATGGGCGGCTATTTCCTTGAGCCACCTAACTTTGAAGCGGCTAACCCGCTGAAGACACCGGAACACATTGCACCTGTATGGTACTTCACGCCTTTCTATGCGATTTTGCGTGCGGTTCCTGACAAACTCTTGGGTGTCATTGCGATGGGCCTGTCCATTGTTATGCTGTTTTTGCTGCCTTGGCTGGATCGCTGCAAAGTGCGTTCTTACCGTTATCGCAGCAAGCTGCACCTGGCAAACATCGCTCAGTTCACTGTCTGCTTCATTGCATTGGGTATTCTGGGTGCGCTTCCTGCCACTGCGGTATACACCTTGATGGCGCAGATCTTCAGTCTCGGTTACTTCATGTTCTTCGTGCTGTTGTATTTCTACAGCAAAAATGAAGCCACGAAACCGCTACCAGAGAGGGTCACTTTCAAATGA
- a CDS encoding penicillin-binding protein activator: MLNFTHKRKSVTRILAPVALAVILAGCSAPGTQQTSYSADITAPASDSAANYLLKAESSEGAASIDWHLLALKALIKEGRWPQADQQANKLAGLNLSPVQMAEWQLARATLRYQQGQPKAALDTLNFLPWWTLADSQYRRYHLLRAELLTQTEQHFAAARERTSLSQYLSSSEKEVNWQNLWQDLSQYNNHQLKAASISADETVLQGWVELSMIKNAAAQRPVRLKSEVEQWLQSHPEHPANSYLPKELQAIMSLEVVELEKVALLLPLSGKFESQGKAVRDGFLNAMLEDTERNPDTELSIYDTESEPMFSIVNKLQQDGIQLVIGPLQKEKITEFQSTEGGNVTELALNEPQNLDLSQPNTCYFSLSPEQEAEQAAQHLYAKGHRSPMVMAPANDFGRRVSQAFLTKWETLTGNTAERQTFGSSREIQNQMAAVFGLTDSRTRSQQMEQVLGMSLETQARSRRDTDAVYLIANRNEVTLLKPFIEVAINPDVTPPKLYASSRTNPDNNANVSELSGIEFSDIPLLAAPDQPFMAQFEQLWPGQKNSAIRLHAFGMDAYRMITELPQMKVVEHYSTQGKTGQLSIDDHCVVQRQLDWAVFTPNGIAPVQ; the protein is encoded by the coding sequence ATGCTTAATTTTACCCATAAGCGCAAAAGTGTAACACGTATTCTGGCCCCTGTAGCCCTTGCCGTGATTCTGGCAGGCTGTTCAGCGCCAGGCACTCAGCAAACGTCTTACTCTGCGGATATCACGGCGCCGGCCTCTGACTCCGCGGCCAACTACCTGCTCAAAGCCGAGTCGTCTGAAGGTGCAGCGAGCATTGACTGGCATTTACTGGCGCTGAAAGCCCTGATCAAAGAAGGCCGCTGGCCGCAGGCGGATCAGCAAGCCAATAAACTGGCCGGCCTGAACCTGTCTCCGGTGCAAATGGCTGAATGGCAGTTAGCGCGCGCAACCCTGCGCTATCAGCAAGGCCAGCCGAAAGCCGCACTGGACACACTGAACTTTTTGCCCTGGTGGACGCTGGCCGACAGTCAGTACCGTCGCTACCACCTGCTGCGTGCCGAGCTCTTGACTCAGACAGAGCAACACTTTGCCGCCGCCAGAGAGCGCACCTCACTGTCACAGTATCTCAGCAGCAGTGAGAAAGAGGTCAACTGGCAGAATCTGTGGCAAGACCTGTCTCAGTATAATAACCACCAGCTCAAAGCCGCCAGCATCAGTGCCGATGAAACCGTCCTGCAAGGCTGGGTGGAGCTCAGCATGATTAAAAATGCCGCGGCTCAGCGTCCGGTCAGACTGAAGTCCGAGGTCGAACAGTGGCTGCAAAGCCATCCGGAGCACCCGGCCAACAGTTACCTGCCCAAAGAACTGCAGGCCATCATGAGCCTGGAAGTGGTAGAACTGGAGAAAGTCGCCCTCCTGCTGCCTTTGTCTGGCAAATTCGAAAGCCAGGGTAAAGCGGTTCGCGATGGCTTCCTCAACGCCATGCTGGAAGATACCGAGCGTAACCCGGATACCGAGCTGTCCATTTACGATACTGAATCCGAACCGATGTTCAGCATTGTCAACAAGCTTCAGCAAGACGGTATTCAGCTGGTGATTGGCCCGCTTCAAAAAGAAAAAATCACCGAATTTCAGTCCACTGAAGGCGGTAATGTCACTGAACTGGCGCTCAATGAGCCGCAGAACCTGGATCTGAGTCAGCCCAACACCTGCTATTTCTCATTATCGCCCGAGCAGGAAGCTGAGCAGGCCGCGCAACATTTATACGCCAAAGGTCACCGCAGCCCCATGGTCATGGCACCAGCCAATGACTTTGGCCGGCGGGTCAGCCAGGCGTTCCTGACCAAATGGGAAACCCTGACCGGCAACACAGCAGAACGCCAGACCTTTGGCTCCAGCCGTGAAATCCAGAACCAGATGGCCGCTGTGTTTGGCTTAACCGACAGCCGGACCCGCAGCCAGCAAATGGAGCAGGTGCTGGGCATGTCACTGGAAACCCAGGCCCGCAGCCGCCGCGATACCGATGCGGTGTATCTGATTGCCAATCGCAACGAGGTCACTCTGCTCAAGCCCTTCATCGAAGTGGCAATCAACCCGGATGTCACGCCGCCAAAACTGTATGCCAGTTCACGGACGAATCCGGACAACAATGCCAATGTCAGTGAGCTGTCCGGGATCGAATTTAGTGATATCCCGCTGCTCGCCGCACCGGATCAACCCTTCATGGCGCAGTTTGAACAACTGTGGCCAGGACAAAAGAACAGTGCTATCCGGCTCCATGCTTTTGGGATGGATGCCTACCGGATGATCACCGAACTGCCGCAGATGAAAGTGGTTGAGCATTACAGCACGCAAGGGAAAACCGGCCAGCTCAGTATTGACGACCATTGTGTTGTTCAGCGCCAGTTAGACTGGGCAGTATTCACACCCAATGGCATTGCACCTGTTCAATAA
- a CDS encoding cytochrome c1 produces MKKLMVMLLALLPSLAMAAGGGNVHLDAANNDLSDKESLQRGARTFMNYCFGCHATQYQRYQRVAEDLDIPTDLMMDNLVFDENAKIGDLMTNAISEDYAAASFGAPAPDLTLVARVRGTDWLYTYLRSFYADPSRPFGVNNVVFPSVGMPHVLEELQGTPRQVFETRTIDGEEVQEFVGLESDGNGELSPGEYDAVVRDLVNFLEYSAEPMKLERQRLGLWVMGFIVIFFVLALLLKKEYWRDVH; encoded by the coding sequence ATGAAAAAGCTGATGGTTATGCTGCTGGCTCTGTTGCCGTCTCTGGCAATGGCAGCGGGTGGCGGAAATGTTCATCTTGATGCGGCAAACAATGATTTGTCGGACAAGGAATCATTGCAGCGTGGTGCACGCACATTCATGAACTACTGCTTTGGATGTCATGCGACTCAGTATCAGCGCTACCAGCGCGTTGCTGAGGACCTGGATATCCCGACAGATCTGATGATGGATAACCTGGTCTTTGATGAGAATGCCAAAATTGGTGATCTGATGACCAACGCCATTTCTGAAGATTATGCGGCGGCATCTTTTGGTGCTCCAGCACCGGATCTGACTCTGGTGGCCCGAGTTCGTGGTACCGACTGGCTGTACACGTATCTGCGTTCTTTCTATGCCGATCCAAGCCGTCCGTTTGGTGTGAACAACGTTGTGTTCCCAAGTGTGGGTATGCCACATGTGCTGGAAGAGCTGCAGGGTACACCACGTCAAGTGTTCGAAACCCGTACGATTGACGGTGAAGAAGTGCAGGAGTTTGTCGGGCTGGAATCAGACGGCAACGGTGAGCTGAGTCCTGGCGAATACGATGCTGTGGTTCGTGATTTGGTGAACTTCCTGGAATACTCGGCAGAGCCGATGAAGCTGGAACGTCAGCGTCTGGGCCTGTGGGTGATGGGCTTTATTGTGATCTTCTTTGTTCTGGCCCTGTTGCTGAAGAAAGAATATTGGCGCGATGTCCATTGA
- the sspB gene encoding ClpXP protease specificity-enhancing factor, whose product MEMAEMTPRRPYLVRAFYDWLVDNDLTPHLVVDATLPGVQVPQEFVSNGQIVLNLAPRAVGNLELGNDAVRFNARFGGRPHVVAVPLAAVLALYARENGAGTMFEPEPGYEMMVNGDGEGIFDAADAVGDDEHLSPVSLTDAPEELASEEEPPRPRGRPSLTVVK is encoded by the coding sequence ATGGAGATGGCCGAGATGACCCCGCGCCGACCTTATCTGGTGCGGGCTTTCTATGACTGGTTGGTGGATAATGATCTGACTCCGCATCTGGTCGTTGATGCAACACTGCCTGGTGTGCAGGTCCCGCAGGAATTTGTCAGTAACGGACAAATTGTGCTGAACCTAGCGCCGCGTGCTGTAGGCAACCTGGAACTGGGTAACGATGCTGTGCGCTTCAATGCTCGTTTCGGTGGCCGTCCGCATGTTGTGGCAGTCCCTCTTGCCGCTGTACTGGCACTCTATGCACGGGAAAATGGCGCAGGCACTATGTTTGAGCCCGAGCCCGGCTATGAAATGATGGTGAACGGTGACGGAGAGGGGATCTTTGACGCAGCAGATGCTGTCGGTGATGACGAGCATTTATCTCCGGTCAGTCTGACGGATGCGCCTGAAGAGCTTGCTTCAGAGGAAGAACCACCTCGTCCACGCGGTCGTCCAAGCCTCACAGTGGTGAAGTAA
- a CDS encoding BON domain-containing protein → MQRLLLILMLSLLIQGCGAILQTDPRSGQQQWQDQHIAMQIGGLVNKPPYQGKVRVNAISTEGRVLLVGQAVDQATAGQLTDAVQELDSVKEVYNQLQIGPLPTLSDVGLDSWLTTKVKAQLIASKKLRDSAVQVATENQRVYLLGFVTRAQGNIAADIARNVEGVKHVIKAFEYTD, encoded by the coding sequence ATGCAACGCTTGCTTCTTATTTTGATGCTGTCCTTACTGATTCAAGGTTGCGGGGCCATACTGCAAACCGATCCCCGCAGCGGGCAACAGCAATGGCAGGATCAGCATATTGCGATGCAAATTGGTGGCTTAGTCAATAAGCCACCCTATCAGGGAAAAGTCAGGGTCAATGCAATCTCGACTGAAGGACGGGTTTTGCTGGTTGGTCAGGCGGTGGATCAAGCGACTGCCGGGCAGTTAACTGACGCTGTACAGGAATTGGATAGTGTGAAAGAAGTTTATAACCAGCTTCAGATCGGTCCGCTCCCAACCCTGTCAGATGTCGGCCTGGACAGCTGGCTGACCACCAAAGTGAAAGCACAGCTGATCGCCAGCAAAAAATTGCGGGACTCCGCGGTCCAGGTGGCAACCGAAAACCAGCGGGTTTACCTGCTTGGCTTTGTGACCAGAGCGCAAGGCAATATTGCAGCGGATATCGCGCGCAATGTAGAAGGGGTCAAGCACGTGATCAAAGCATTTGAATATACCGACTAA
- a CDS encoding YraN family protein: MALHLFNKRRQGYHYESLAEQYLQRQGLSAIARNVHCRGGELDLIMKDGDCWVFVEVKYRAHNRFGSAAEAVNRRKLQRLKHAALYWLHSNGMAAEHCQLRFDVVTIEGTDHAISWLTNTLVEE, from the coding sequence ATGGCATTGCACCTGTTCAATAAGCGCCGTCAGGGGTACCATTACGAGTCACTGGCCGAGCAGTACCTGCAACGCCAGGGACTCTCTGCCATTGCCCGCAATGTCCACTGCCGCGGTGGTGAGCTGGATCTCATCATGAAAGACGGAGATTGCTGGGTTTTTGTCGAGGTCAAATACCGTGCCCATAACCGTTTCGGTTCTGCGGCCGAGGCCGTCAATCGGCGCAAGCTGCAACGCCTCAAGCATGCCGCACTGTACTGGCTGCATTCAAATGGCATGGCTGCCGAACACTGCCAGCTGCGTTTCGATGTTGTCACCATAGAAGGGACTGACCACGCTATCTCGTGGCTGACCAACACTTTAGTTGAAGAGTAA